The stretch of DNA GTTTACCCAAAACCTGGCGCGCATGGCGGCGGAAGCGGGCGTTGAGTTTCGTTTCAATACGCCTGTCGATCGCCTGCTGTACGAAAATCAGCAAATTAGCGGCGTGCAGTGCGGCCAGGAAGTGGTGAAGGGTGATGCTTACGTGGTGGCTTTTGGCTCGTACTCCACCGGCCTGCTCAAGGGCATTGCCGATATTCCTGTCTATCCTTTAAAAGGCTACTCGCTGACTATCCCGATTGCCGATGAGCAGGGCGCGCCGGTCTCGACCATTCTCGACGAGACCTACAAAATTGCCATTACCCGCTTTGATAACCGTATTCGCGTCGGTGGAATGGCGGAAATCGTTGGCTTCAATACCGACCTGTTACAGCCGCGTCGCGAGACGCTGGAGATGGTCGTCAGAGATCTCTATCCACGCGGTGGGCACGTGGAACAGGCGACTTTCTGGACCGGCCTGCGCCCAATGACCCCGGACGGAACGCCTATTGTAGGGCGCACGCCGTTCAAGAATCTCTGGCTGAATACGGGGCACGGCACGCTGGGCTGGACGATGGCGTGTGGCTCAGGCCAGATGCTGAGCGACCTGATCTCCGGGCGCACTCCGGCGATACCGAGCGAGGATTTAGGTATTGCCCGCTACACGCCAGGCTTTACGCCCCTGAGCGCTCGCCATCTTCATGGCGCACATAACTAAAAGGAGCCGTCATGTCCCGTCCTGTGGTAGCGACGCTGGATCTCAGCGCCCTGCGCAATAATCTTGATGTGGTGCGCAGAGCCGCGCCACAGTCTCGCGTGTGGTCGGTCGTCAAGGCCAATGCTTACGGGCACGGTCTCGATCGTGTCTGGTCGGCGCTCGGCGCGACGGATGGTTTTGCGATGTTGAACCTCGAAGAGGCCATTTTGCTGCGGGAGCGTGGCTGGAAAGGCCCGATCCTGATGCTGGAAGGCTTCTTCCATGCCGATGAACTGGCGCTGTTTGATAAATACCGGCTGACCACCAGCCTGCACAGCAACTGGCAGGTTAAGGCGCTGGCGAATGCCAAACTCAGCGCGCCGCTGGACGTTTATCTTAAAATTAACAGCGGCATGAACCGGCTGGGCTTTACGCCCGATCGCGTGCACAGCATCTGGCAAAAACTCCGTTCGATCTCAAACGTGGGTCAGCTGACTCTGATGGCGCATTTTGCCGATGCAGAACAGCCCGAAGGCATCATCGAGCCGATGAAGCGCATCGAGCAGGCGGCGGAAGGCATTGATGCTCCTCGTTCGCTGTCAAACTCTGCGGCGACGCTGTGGCACCCGGAAGCGCATTTTGACTGGGTTCGTCCGGGCATCATCCTTTATGGTGCGTCCCCGAGCGGCCAGTGGCAGGATGTGGCGACCAGCGGAATCCAGCCGGTGATGACGCTAAGCAGCGAAATTATCGGCATCCAGACCCTGAAAGCGGGCGATACCGTAGGCTACGGCAGCCGCTATACGGCAAGCGGTGAACAGCGTATCGGTATCGTCGCGGGTGGCTACGCGGACGGTTATCCACGCATAGCCCCGGACGGCACGCCGGTGATGGTGGACGGCGTGATGACCAGAGTGGTAGGAAAAGTGTCGATGGACATGATTACCGTGGACCTGACGCCATGCCCGCAGGCTGGCATCGGCAGCCCGGTCGAGATGTGGGGCAAAAACGTCAAAATTGATGACGTTGCCAGCGCCGCTGGTACGGTCGGTTATGAGCTGATGTGTGCGTTAGCGCCGCGAGTGCCGGTGATGGTGAGTTAATGTTCCAGGAGCTATTTCTTCTACCTGTTTCTCT from Cedecea neteri encodes:
- a CDS encoding D-amino acid dehydrogenase, which translates into the protein MRVVVLGSGVVGVASAWYLRQAGHEVTVIDRESGPAQETSAANAGQISPGYAAPWAAPGVPLKAIKWMFQRHAPLAISLDGTQFQLKWMWQMLRNCDTRHYMENKGRMVRLAEYSRDCLKELRHATGIQYEGRQGGTLQLFRTEQQYESAAKDIAVLKDAGVPYELLEASQLNRVEPALADVAHKLTGGLRLPNDETGDCQLFTQNLARMAAEAGVEFRFNTPVDRLLYENQQISGVQCGQEVVKGDAYVVAFGSYSTGLLKGIADIPVYPLKGYSLTIPIADEQGAPVSTILDETYKIAITRFDNRIRVGGMAEIVGFNTDLLQPRRETLEMVVRDLYPRGGHVEQATFWTGLRPMTPDGTPIVGRTPFKNLWLNTGHGTLGWTMACGSGQMLSDLISGRTPAIPSEDLGIARYTPGFTPLSARHLHGAHN
- the dadX gene encoding catabolic alanine racemase DadX; translated protein: MSRPVVATLDLSALRNNLDVVRRAAPQSRVWSVVKANAYGHGLDRVWSALGATDGFAMLNLEEAILLRERGWKGPILMLEGFFHADELALFDKYRLTTSLHSNWQVKALANAKLSAPLDVYLKINSGMNRLGFTPDRVHSIWQKLRSISNVGQLTLMAHFADAEQPEGIIEPMKRIEQAAEGIDAPRSLSNSAATLWHPEAHFDWVRPGIILYGASPSGQWQDVATSGIQPVMTLSSEIIGIQTLKAGDTVGYGSRYTASGEQRIGIVAGGYADGYPRIAPDGTPVMVDGVMTRVVGKVSMDMITVDLTPCPQAGIGSPVEMWGKNVKIDDVASAAGTVGYELMCALAPRVPVMVS